The Rattus rattus isolate New Zealand chromosome 1, Rrattus_CSIRO_v1, whole genome shotgun sequence genome includes a region encoding these proteins:
- the LOC116888088 gene encoding 60S ribosomal protein L21-like, producing MTNTKGKRRGTRYMFSRPFRKHGVIPLATYMRIYKKGDIVDIKGMGTVQRGMPHKCYHGKTGRVYNVSQHAVGIIVNKQVKGKILAKRINVRIEHIKHSKSTDSFLKRVKENDQKKKEDKEKDTWVQLKRQPAPPREAHFVRTNGKEPELLELIPYEFMA from the coding sequence atgacgaacacaaaaggaaagaggagaggtactcggtatatgttctctagaccttttaggaaacatggagtcatTCCTTTGGCTAcatacatgcgaatctacaagaagggtgatattgtagacatcaagggaatgggcactgttcaaagaGGAATGCCTCATAAGTGTTACCACggcaaaaccggaagagtctacaatgtcagtcagcatgccgtgggcatcattgtaaacaagcaagttaaaggcaagattctggccaagaggatcaatgtgcggattgagcacatcaagcactcgaAGAGcacagacagcttcctgaagcgggtgaaggagaacgatcagaagaaaaaggaagacaaagagaaggacacctgggttcagctgaagcgccagcctgcgccacccagagaagcccactttgtgaggactaacgggaaggagcctgagctgctggagctcATTCCATACGAATTCATGGCCTAA